The genomic window aacacactcatcattcacaaccccacctgacacttccatcctccatacacccatctgccccctccaactttcctttcctccctctaacgctcccctcctacttcccttccccctcaaaccttccttctccccttactcccaacacgccctccttacattccccttactccttccttactcctccctcctctttccctctactccctccttggtgtattcctttattcaagtgttgtttattataatctgataaaaagtaaaataaaccaaggaaaaaaaaatataaagaaagaaaagagaaaaaaaagggaaaaaaaaagaacaaccgtataagtgcattcttgttcttattgagactatgttaacaccctcccaccaccccccaaaaatccccatccctactcctcccgacttcccagggcccacacctggcactgccttccaTCTAAAGCATcctatgttcgtatggattaaaaataaaagcaatatttaaaagaaaaaaaaaaacaaaaaaaaaaggaaaagaacaaagaaaaaagaaaaaaaaagaaactctttgtgttaagctcagcccccacCTTTATCCATGCCCAAacagtataagtcattctatctatattttattctcgtcttgcttctttgttatctaccccgacctcctgtagactctcccattcctcctccccaaccttgtattcagataaacatttatccaaatttgtatagacatcaatatacaatctagcccaaaaataatcccttctagtaaaatttaagcagcgtgggtcattccacatattcaaatattactttacagaagaataatcaaactttcccttctaataggattcaaacagcgtaaataatctttcttaaccttaatttcaaacagtaattcaaaataatctgaccaaactttcccttcttagtaaaatccAAGCagagtggatcaagtattactttacacaaaatcaattgcattctatcttaaaatgatccgaCCAGCTTtaccttctaataggatttaaacaacgtaaatcattccgcatgccttttgccctcatcccttgcttctctgatatttaccactatcaaatttatgcagacattagttaaaatttagctcaaaataatttcaccaagctttcccttctaataaaaattaaatagcatagatcattccacatattcaaataatactttcaacaagaatcagtttaccttctgttttaaaataatctcatccagctttcccttctaacagaatttaaacaacataaatcgttctgcattttttacatatatacattcagtatcaccccaccaatatacgtaaatcattccgcatgcattttacctcatcccttgcttctctgatatttgccactatcaaatttatgcagacattagtttaaaatctagctcaaaataatttcaccaagctttcccttctaaaaaattagatagcatagatcattccacatattcaaataatagtttcaacaagaatcagtttaccttattttaaaataatctcttcaaactttcccttctaacaagatttaaacagcgtaaatcattctgcatgcattttacatatatacattcagtatcaccccaccaataaattccgctttttctaccggggagaggtcgcaaaccccccttcaatccacaactttagcgAATATttacacgatcttgaaaacctgcgggttattcggtgggcgggttatttgtgggcgggttatatgggtgaaatatGATATATTCATGTATGGGTGGCTGTGAATTTGTGCAttgaagtcaaccttgagtcctgGGAAATACTTGGgaaagtccttgcagttttcttgccaaCAGTTTGGAAATGATGTCTGTGTGTATCtgtttgtgtcagtggtgggtttccattatttttactaccagttcattcGTGCGTGCTCACTCATGCGCGTGGTGCTTCTGATCGACcttcctgatcaacaagctgagcgtcttagccactgaacctcTGAGTGGGTTAGGAGATTGTAAACCCTAAGCACAATGCAGAGTTCATTGAAATTGTCAATAAACAGTCAAAAAAGTGATAGGTACACACAGTAAATTAATTTAAGGGAAAAAATGTTGGCTAATTTGTAAAAATACCATCATCCTCACTTCTGGAAGGAGAGTTTTCTATAGAATGAAAGCCACTACTAAGAAAGCCTGAAGCTTGGTCCACACCATGTGCTGGGGCAATTTGCAAACAGGCTTTTGCAGGCCAAAAATGTTATAAACCAAAATCCAAAAATGAAGAAGCAACAATAAATGCAAACAAGGGCATATTTATAGTACAATATTTAAATGCACCTTAACAGAAAGAAGACTGTCAGCAAACTGGCTTACTTCTTCCTCTATTCTTCTTAGATCCTCAACCTCATTGTTTGAGAAGACACCACTtagtttttgttatttatttttaaaagtgtaaTTAGTAGATTGTAGGAGATGAAACAACTGGAAAGAGAATGTGGTGAGTGTAAAGGGGAAATGATCAGTGATTTGATATTGCTAAAAACTGGACATGTGTTAAGGACGTGTGTTAAGAGGCAAAAGTTCTATCTGAGACTACTCTGTATTCTGATTTATTAAATGTAAGAAACAGGATGTTTGATGTAGCAAAGCAGATACTGTGCAAGTTTAACATTTCCAATTTAGAGTTGAATAAACTTTCAGCAtatgcagtggttacaatgctaGTATTAACTATGGAAGCTACTTCAGTGTTTATCAAAAAgccattcaaaaaaaaaacaatatttcgcCAGAATTTGGTTGTCACAAGGTTACATTGCAGGACAACCTAATTTGGATGGAAAAGATATCATTTTCAAAATGCACCACCACaaattcttgtgtgtccaatcacacttggccacaataaagaattctcttctgttctgctctgctctcttcattctattctattctattctattctgttctattctgaagGGTTTAAAGGGTTAACCAAGTCAAGCAACTAGTTTGCAAGTAGACTTTTCAAAAGCTAAAATGGCCTGGCCAAAAACATTATCAACCGAAATCCAAAAATGAAGAAGCAAGAGAAAATGCAAACAAGGGCGTATTTGAGATGACACATCTGGAAAGAGAATGTAGGAAAAAGTGAACGGAGGCAGGATCCTTATTTTAATCCATCAGACCATTTTTATCTTGtacattttcccctttcttttatccctccctcccgcccttcttcttccttcccctttcatcttccctcccttccatttgTTAATCCATACTCCTTACTATTTACCACTCTTAATTTGAAGTCACAATCTTCTGTGTTCTGTGAATTCACCAGATGGGATCACATATACTAACTTCCACCACCCAACGTTGCTTTGATGAAGCAAGGTTTTCGCATAACCATTTCATTCAGACAAACAAGGCCAAATTATCGCCCTTCATTCCAACCATATAACCTAATGATGAGGATAGGATTGATCAGTTTTAGCAATTTTGGCCAGTTTACGACAAGTataactagtggtgggattcagccagtttgtaccACTTCGAGAGAACGGGTTGCTATCTTTCTGAGTAGCTTGGCGAACTGATTCTTGGAAGaaaccattagggcagagaaccggttgttaaattacttgaatcccaccattgactaTAACCAAAAACCAATTTGACTTGGTGTGCTCATTATCCAATTGTTAATACAGAGGTGATCTTGGAAACCAACTGCTGTTGCCACACCTCAGCAATTAGCCTATATGCAATCTTCTCACATACTCTGACATGCAATCAATATGCATTTTTAGGAATTACGCTAGAGCCTAACACCAACTGTTTCTCTTTTGTCCCAACAGGAGTATCTGCAGCcatagaaggaagagaaaagagtggAGCATAATGGATATGGCATCCCCCACTCCTTTCATTGTCTTACCACAAATCAATGCAACATTCACTGGCAAAAACAGAACCTGTTATGATTCTGGCATAAACGAAGAAGTGCTTATTTTCGCAATCTTCACTATACTTTTCTGTGTGTTGGGAATGTTGGGCAACGGCCTCGTGATCTGGTTGCTGGGCTCCTCCGTTAAGAGGAACACTTTTGCCATTTATATTATCAACCTCTCTGTTGCAGACTTTGGTTTTCTCACCTTTGAGCTGATTATCGAAATCCACTGGCTTTTTACACATCTGTATTGTGACTTTCCCTACGAACTCTTCCAAACGGGCCTGCTGTTAATGTACAGCACGGGGCAATTTCTCCTGACAGTCATCAGCATCGACAGGTGTCTTTCGGTCCTCTTCCCAATTTGGTATCGATGCCACCGGCCAGTCCACATGTTCACGACCGTGTGTGCTGTCATCTGGGCCGTTTCCTTCATCCTCTCTTCAATTCACTTCACAATTATAGCAGTTGACGGATTTGGAAACAGTTATACGCTGATGTATCAGTTCATCGTTAACGCTGTGCTTTGTCTCCCACTGATGACCATCTCCAGTGTCACCTTATTTGTTAGAATCTGCTTCGTATCCAAAAGCCAAAGGCGGAGGAAGCTTTTGACAGCTATTTTGCTCacgcttttcttctttttagtcTTGGCTTTTCCACTAAATGCCTTCTATTTTATCCTGTATGTTTTCAAATACATACATCCCAACCTTGTGCATTATGGCTACTTGTGCACCTGTATCAACAGCGGCATTAACCCCGTGATCTATTACCTGGTGGGGAGGCAGAGGGGTAAAGCTCGGAAAGGCATCAAAGAGTTGTTTCAGAAAGTTTTCAAGGAGGAGGAACTATCTACTGATGAACTGGAAACTTCGGAAGGTTCCAAGATCTGAATGCTTTGCTTTCACTCTTGTCAATCAAAAGACACATTTGTTCCTTTCCAAGAAAGCCcttctttatttaaaagaaactggTTTTATGCTTATTAATTTCTGCACGTCCAGAATTTGTGCAGATAATTAACTTTGtggaaaagaaaacatttctcACGTTGGATTAATCTATTTACCAAGTATTAACTGAAGTCTAATTGACTTTCTCCAATTCAGCTGGGCCCGACTTGAGTGGCCTCCAATTCTGTGCATTTGAATTTCAATGTTCAGCTAGTGGGATCATTGCTGAGAATTTTCAAAGTGGTCATTCGCACTTTTGGAAGGTGTCCATCCAAAGATTCCAAAATCTGAACTTTAATGTCACCATTGTCATTCaaaagatacattcatttttttccaagcAAGACCCTGATTTcctctctttttatttaaaagaaactgtTCGTATTCTGAATAATTTGTGCAGATAATTATCTTTGTggaatttcaaaatgtttttcgAACAACCTATTTACCTAATATCTACCCCCTGAAGAttaatttgctttcttttgttcaGCCTTTCCCGACTTCAGTGGTCTCCAATTCTGTGTGGTTGAACTTCAGTGTATAGCTAGTAGGACAAGTGTTGAGAATTTTCAAAGTTGACACCTTTGGAAGGTGTCAATCATAGAAAGGTGAAGCCACGGAGGCACACATGTGGCTTTTTAAATGTCCCAAGTTATATCAGGTACATGACCAACGGTGAAGGATAATGGAACTGTAGCTCTACACTAGTTGGAGAATCCTAAATCTGTATCTCCATGAGACCAGGATTTATCTACTCAATTGTATCAAAAGGTGGGCAACTGttacaagaagaaaaacatgtttaaatgaaaacatttttggCTGATTCCAGAAGAAAAGAATCAGAGAAAGACTGAAACAATTTCAAGTGGAAATATCTACAAACTGATCTCTCCTacgtgtggggtgtgtgtgtgtgaccattTGTTATAGCTTTATGGTCTGTGCATACACAAATGAGATTTAAAGGTTCATATTATTAGGACAGATACAGAAGCAACTGCAACTAAAACAATGCTGTACTTTTATAGAAGGTAAAAACAAAGAACATTATTTACTCAGTGTATTCCTTCTAAAGAGCAAGCAACAAAGCATGtctgaacttttttttcttgctttcttgtgAAAGTGACTATtttagacagaaaaaaaaattatgtctGGTTCATTTGCTGTGGCTCAATGTAGAGAAAATGAATCTTGCTATGCTAGAGTCACGTGAGGCTACCCATAAagacataacattttaaaaattatgagtGGCGCAGGGGGTGGGAGCAGCCACTTGGTGTTCTGATGTTGTTATATTTATTGTACCATGATGTCAACGGCTGCCTATTCAACTCGAGAGATAAGTTGTAGATATCAAATTACTAAATGGTTCTGGGTTATCATATATAAGAAAGCTTttgcttaagagccgaggtggcacagtggttagggtgcagtactgcaggccacttcagctgactgttatctgcagttcaaatctcaccggctcaaggttgactcagccttccatccttccgaggtgggtaaaatgaggacccggactgtgggggcga from Thamnophis elegans isolate rThaEle1 chromosome 8, rThaEle1.pri, whole genome shotgun sequence includes these protein-coding regions:
- the LOC116512746 gene encoding mas-related G-protein coupled receptor member H-like — translated: MDMASPTPFIVLPQINATFTGKNRTCYDSGINEEVLIFAIFTILFCVLGMLGNGLVIWLLGSSVKRNTFAIYIINLSVADFGFLTFELIIEIHWLFTHLYCDFPYELFQTGLLLMYSTGQFLLTVISIDRCLSVLFPIWYRCHRPVHMFTTVCAVIWAVSFILSSIHFTIIAVDGFGNSYTLMYQFIVNAVLCLPLMTISSVTLFVRICFVSKSQRRRKLLTAILLTLFFFLVLAFPLNAFYFILYVFKYIHPNLVHYGYLCTCINSGINPVIYYLVGRQRGKARKGIKELFQKVFKEEELSTDELETSEGSKI